Within the Rhodothermales bacterium genome, the region GCGACGCACCTTGCCGTGGTCGATGAGCTGCGTGGCGACGTTTTCAACGACGTCGACGGGGATCGCGAAGCCGATGCCCTGGTATCCGCCCGACCGGGAGAAGATGGCCGAGTTGATGCCGATGAGCCGGCCCTGGAGATCGACGAGCGGCCCGCCCGAGTTTCCCGGGTTGATCGCGGCGTCGGTCTGGATGAAGCTCGCGAAGACGTTCAGCTGCGAGATCTGGTTGCTCGTGCGGCCCAGGGCGCTCACGATGCCCACGGTGACCGTATTGCCGAGGTCCTCCGAGAGCGGGGAGCCCACCGCCATGACCCACTGGCCCACGCGCAGGTTGTCGGCCGTGCCGAACGAGACGTGCGGCATGTGGTCGGTGTCGATCTTGATGACCGCCAGGTCGCTCAGCGGGTCGGTGCCGACCACGGTGGCGTCGAAGAAGCGGCCGTCGGACAGCCGCACCTTGAGCTGGTCGGCGTCTTCCACGACGTGGTTGTTGGTGACGATATAGCCGTCATCGCGGATCAGGACGCCCGATCCGAGGCCGTCGGAGCGAAAATCTTCCTGGGGGCCCTGGAACGGATTAAAAAACTGTTCGAGCGGAGAATTGCCCGGCATCTGCTGCCGGCTGATGACTTTCTCCAGCCGAATCTGGACTACCGTGGGGTTTACCGATTCGGCGACGGCGGTGAAGGCATCCTCCAGCGCCAGCGCCGATGCTACTTTTTCCTTGCTGATGGCCGTCGTACCCTCCTGGAGCGCGGAGACGGCCGCCTGGGTGCTCGGCGTGATAGGCTCGTCAGAAAACAGATTCGACCCTGCCGTTGTGAAGAATATCCCGCCCAGGAACGACGCGATAACAAACAGGGCAATGGGAATCGATCGTTTCACACTCATATGCTCAACCTCTTTTGAATCTGGAATCGTTGCGCGTACGGCCTGACATAATATCGTCGGCGAATTCATCCGGTGTATGCCAGCCTGTCAGCCGGCGCGGGCGAACCCGGTGTCTATCCGATGAGAAAAAAGCGTGCCGCAGCGACGACTCGCGTGGTACAGGGGCTAAACGGATGACACGCCGGCTTTAGTATGGGCAGAAATGAGAAGCCCCTCATCAAGCCGATCCCGACCGATAACCCCGTACCGATGGCCAAAACGAAGCGACCGATCCCCAGTGACCCTTGCCCATTGGCCCATGCCCAATGATGCCAATACGTAGTTGAATTGGGGCAAAATGTCCCAAAATAATGTCATCTCGACCGAAGACGCCGGCTTGCCGGCATTGGAGCGGAGAGACCTCCTTAACATGGGCTTTTGAATGTCATGTGGAGATCACGACGCTGCCGCATCCTCAATGGCGCAGTGCTCGGCATAAGGAGGTCTCTCCGCTTCCCCCCGCGTACGCGGGGGTTTCGGTCGAGATGACATTTCTTTTTGCTGAACGTTTCAACGGCTGATTCGCATCAATGACCAATGCCCATTGACCAATGCCCAGTGACCAATGCCCAGTGACCAATGCCCATCGACCAATGCCCATTGACCAATGCCCAGTGACCAATGCCCAGTGACCAATGCCCGATCCCCAGTCCCGTCACCCCGGAATGCCCGGCTCCGTCATGTCGCGTACGTTGAGGTAGCGGTCGAGGGCCTCGTCGGACAGCAGCCCCATCTCCTTCGCGACGGTGCGGACGGACTTCCGCTCCCGGGCGGACGTTTTGGCGACGGTCGCGGCCTTGTCGTACCCGATCGCGGCGTTGAGGGCCGTGGCGATCGACGGGTTGAGTTCGAGCAGCTCGCGGCAGCGGTCGCGGTCGGCTTCGATGCCTTCGAGGCAGTTCGTGCGGAAGGCGTCGCAGGCGCCGGCGAGGATCACGATGCTCTCGAGCATGGCGCTGGCCATCACCGGCATCATCACGTTGAGCTCGAAGTTGCCGTGCTGTCCGCCGACGGTGATCGTCGTGTGGTTGCCCATGACGCGGGCGCAGACCATCATGAGGGCCTCGCTCATGACCGGGTTGACTTTGCCGGGCATGATCGACGAGCCGGGCTGGATCGCCGGCAGCCGGATCTCGGCGAGGCCGCTCGTCGGGCCGCTGGACATGTGGCGGATGTCGTTGGCGATCTTCATCAGGGACACGGCGAGCGTGTTGAGCGCGCCGGCGGCCATCACGAAGGCATCCTTGGCGGCCTGCGCCTCGAAATGGTTCTCCGCCTCGCGGAACG harbors:
- a CDS encoding trypsin-like peptidase domain-containing protein; this translates as MSVKRSIPIALFVIASFLGGIFFTTAGSNLFSDEPITPSTQAAVSALQEGTTAISKEKVASALALEDAFTAVAESVNPTVVQIRLEKVISRQQMPGNSPLEQFFNPFQGPQEDFRSDGLGSGVLIRDDGYIVTNNHVVEDADQLKVRLSDGRFFDATVVGTDPLSDLAVIKIDTDHMPHVSFGTADNLRVGQWVMAVGSPLSEDLGNTVTVGIVSALGRTSNQISQLNVFASFIQTDAAINPGNSGGPLVDLQGRLIGINSAIFSRSGGYQGIGFAIPVDVVENVATQLIDHGKVRRGMLGVNFDGVSEALANMLDVPRGAAQITSVQEGSAADKAGLKENEIIVSVEGIDLMDANQLRTIIGNKQPGEGVTLGVINQDSGKKRTVDVVLGERKDDEDVAANQRPSERDNEPGVESLGLTVLRDVTPDILQSLGLEGESIEGVVIAQIDENSQAFRDADLRRGDIITEVDRKTVTSRSDFMKVYSGIEAGDSFLVRVLRAQNGRSVSFLTALHKP
- a CDS encoding lyase family protein, whose translation is ASQIQHGIRRLEYASGELSELALGGTATGTGINCHPDFPGKTIALIGEATGLTFREAENHFEAQAAKDAFVMAAGALNTLAVSLMKIANDIRHMSSGPTSGLAEIRLPAIQPGSSIMPGKVNPVMSEALMMVCARVMGNHTTITVGGQHGNFELNVMMPVMASAMLESIVILAGACDAFRTNCLEGIEADRDRCRELLELNPSIATALNAAIGYDKAATVAKTSARERKSVRTVAKEMGLLSDEALDRYLNVRDMTEPGIPG